A genome region from Thermococcus onnurineus NA1 includes the following:
- a CDS encoding GIY-YIG nuclease family protein — protein sequence MKGSYFLVIKLGEDKRIATKRREFFLKRGYYVYVGSAMNSLEKRVERHFRREKKFHWHIDYLLREAELLKAYLIPSEKRLEEKLSLEIAKYGEPVEGFGAGDVRVSTNLYRIEKEPDSVLIEILERLGLKWKRVKSREEIIEFGERK from the coding sequence ATGAAGGGTTCGTATTTTCTAGTCATCAAACTCGGGGAGGATAAAAGGATAGCTACCAAAAGGCGGGAGTTCTTCCTGAAGAGAGGTTACTACGTTTACGTTGGCTCTGCCATGAACTCCCTCGAAAAGCGGGTGGAGAGACATTTCAGGAGGGAGAAGAAGTTCCACTGGCACATCGATTACCTGCTGAGAGAAGCAGAGCTTCTGAAGGCCTATCTGATACCGAGCGAGAAGAGACTTGAGGAGAAATTATCACTGGAGATCGCGAAGTACGGTGAGCCCGTTGAGGGCTTCGGCGCCGGAGATGTCAGGGTGAGCACCAACTTATACCGCATTGAAAAGGAACCAGACAGTGTGCTCATCGAAATCCTCGAAAGGCTCGGCCTCAAGTGGAAAAGGGTTAAAAGCAGGGAAGAGATTATAGAATTCGGTGAGAGAAAATGA
- a CDS encoding DEAD/DEAH box helicase, which yields MYLRRDLIQPRVYQEVIYARCKESNCLVVLPTGLGKTLIAMLIADYRLQKYGGKVLMLAPTKPLALQHAESFKKLFDIPPEKINVLTGELSPKTRQEIWEKSVIITATPQTIENDILTGRISLEDVVLLVFDEAHRAVGNYSYVFIAREYLKTAKHPLVLGLTASPGSDEVRIREIINNLGIERIEIRTESSPDVKPYVHRIAFEWVKVDLPGVYKEVRSLLRGMLKESLKPLAQFKLVSSYSPDISKKEVLQAGSKINQEVARGNYEIGRLRMYQAKAVKLQHAIELLETQGLTALRAYLKKLREDKRTKSSRELMEDPRMRKVIYLLVQAKELGIDHPKMEKLKELVKAQLEKKPNSKIIVFTNYRDTGKKIVEELRAMSVSAERFIGQASRSNDRGMSQKQQKETLERFSRGEFSVLVATSVGEEGLDVPEVDLVIFYEPVPSAIRSIQRRGRTGRHRPGRVVILMAKGTRDEAYYWSSRRKERGMFEAIRKIARELEAEMKEREDMKRGKITSLDAFLKPKKKPAEEKAEGIEEAEKPSEGKVEKYEKAEPSKEELYEKLPIKPVFVRRPKGIVVYVDSRELRSGVPKHLRGLGAEVEVKTLDVADYVVSEEVGIERKSANDFIQSIIDGRLFDQVERLKKAYEKPVIIIEGQLYGIRNVHPNAIRGAIAAVTLDWGVPILFSSGPEETAQFIYLMAKREQEERKKEVRLRSEKKALTLAERQRLIVEGLPNVSATLAKRLLKHFGNVERVFTATEEELQEVEGIGPKKAREIRKVITAPYVEEE from the coding sequence AGGAGGTCATCTACGCGAGGTGTAAGGAGAGTAACTGCCTTGTTGTTCTGCCAACCGGATTAGGAAAGACTCTCATCGCGATGCTTATCGCCGACTACAGGCTTCAAAAATACGGCGGTAAAGTTTTAATGCTCGCCCCTACAAAGCCCCTGGCTTTACAGCACGCGGAGAGCTTCAAAAAGCTCTTTGACATTCCTCCGGAGAAAATAAACGTCCTGACAGGGGAGCTCTCGCCTAAAACAAGGCAGGAAATCTGGGAGAAAAGCGTGATAATAACTGCCACGCCTCAAACGATAGAGAATGACATTTTAACAGGCAGGATCTCCCTTGAGGACGTCGTACTTCTCGTCTTCGACGAGGCCCACAGGGCGGTGGGCAACTACTCCTACGTCTTCATCGCAAGGGAGTACCTCAAGACTGCTAAACATCCGCTTGTTCTTGGCCTTACGGCCTCCCCTGGAAGCGACGAGGTGAGGATAAGGGAAATAATCAATAACCTCGGAATAGAGCGCATCGAGATAAGAACCGAGAGCTCACCGGATGTGAAGCCCTACGTCCATAGGATAGCCTTTGAGTGGGTCAAGGTCGACCTTCCAGGCGTCTACAAGGAGGTCCGCTCCCTCCTGAGGGGGATGCTCAAGGAGAGCCTCAAACCCCTCGCCCAGTTTAAGCTCGTGAGTTCATACTCGCCAGATATCTCAAAGAAGGAAGTTCTCCAGGCGGGCTCAAAAATCAATCAGGAGGTCGCGAGGGGCAACTACGAGATTGGGAGGCTGAGGATGTACCAGGCTAAAGCAGTCAAGCTCCAGCACGCGATTGAGCTCCTTGAGACGCAGGGACTGACCGCCCTCCGTGCTTATCTCAAAAAGCTTCGCGAGGACAAACGGACGAAGTCAAGCAGAGAGCTGATGGAAGATCCTCGTATGAGAAAAGTGATATATCTCTTAGTCCAGGCGAAGGAGCTTGGAATAGACCACCCCAAGATGGAGAAGCTCAAGGAGCTCGTTAAGGCCCAGCTGGAGAAAAAGCCGAACTCCAAGATAATCGTCTTTACCAACTACCGCGACACAGGAAAGAAGATAGTTGAGGAGCTTCGAGCGATGAGTGTCAGTGCGGAGCGCTTCATTGGTCAGGCCAGCAGGAGCAACGACCGGGGCATGAGTCAGAAACAGCAGAAAGAGACGTTAGAGCGCTTTTCTAGGGGTGAGTTCAGCGTTCTGGTCGCCACAAGCGTCGGTGAGGAAGGTCTCGATGTCCCCGAAGTCGACCTGGTAATCTTCTACGAGCCCGTGCCTTCCGCCATCAGAAGCATCCAGAGACGTGGACGGACTGGAAGGCACAGGCCGGGTAGGGTCGTTATCCTCATGGCGAAGGGAACGCGCGACGAGGCCTACTACTGGAGCTCCAGACGGAAGGAAAGGGGAATGTTTGAGGCGATTAGGAAGATAGCCCGTGAGCTTGAGGCCGAGATGAAGGAGAGGGAGGATATGAAGAGGGGTAAGATCACTTCCCTCGATGCTTTTCTAAAGCCCAAGAAGAAGCCGGCTGAAGAAAAAGCCGAAGGAATTGAAGAGGCTGAGAAGCCCTCTGAGGGGAAAGTGGAAAAATACGAAAAGGCCGAGCCCTCGAAAGAGGAGCTCTACGAGAAGCTCCCGATAAAGCCCGTCTTTGTCAGAAGGCCAAAGGGCATAGTTGTTTACGTTGACAGCAGGGAGCTAAGAAGCGGCGTGCCAAAGCATCTCAGGGGGCTCGGGGCCGAGGTCGAGGTAAAGACGCTTGACGTTGCTGACTATGTGGTGAGCGAAGAGGTCGGAATAGAGCGCAAGAGCGCCAACGACTTCATACAGTCCATAATCGATGGAAGGCTCTTTGACCAGGTGGAGAGGTTGAAGAAGGCCTATGAGAAGCCCGTGATAATTATCGAGGGGCAACTCTACGGTATAAGGAACGTTCACCCCAACGCGATTAGGGGTGCCATAGCGGCTGTCACTTTGGACTGGGGCGTGCCGATACTCTTCTCCTCTGGGCCGGAAGAGACTGCCCAGTTCATCTACCTGATGGCCAAGCGCGAGCAGGAGGAGAGGAAGAAGGAGGTAAGACTGAGGAGCGAGAAGAAGGCCCTAACTCTTGCCGAAAGGCAGCGGTTGATAGTCGAGGGACTGCCCAACGTCTCGGCCACTCTGGCAAAGAGGCTCCTCAAGCACTTCGGCAACGTCGAGAGGGTTTTCACCGCCACGGAGGAGGAGCTTCAGGAAGTTGAAGGCATCGGCCCGAAGAAGGCGAGGGAGATAAGGAAGGTGATAACGGCACCTTATGTGGAAGAGGAGTGA
- a CDS encoding AMP phosphorylase — translation MKAKVRILDMYSGRYSVFINEKEAKKAKLHPDDLVKLETGKKTVYGSVTISNLVKEGEIGISKDVLQLHNFSEGEVVTVLPSGAPESVRYIKKKMNGEKLRKVEIETIVKDIVDRKLRDIEISSFVTALEINGLDMDEIAALTIAMAETGDMLDIDRKPIMDVHSIGGVPGNKTNILVVPIVAAAGLTIPKTSSRAITSAAGTADVVEVFAEVSFSLDEIKRIVEKIGACMVWGGALNLAPADDITIKAERALSIDPVGLMLASIMSKKYAMGSQYVLIDIPTGKGVKVETVDEARALARDFIELGKRLGQYVEVAITYGGQPIGHTVGPALEAREALQALMSGTGPGSLIEKATGLAGILLEMGGVAPSGMGKKMAREILESGKAYQKMREIIEEQGGNPDIKPEEIPIGDKTYTFTAPTSGYITAIDNKAITGIARAAGAPEDKGAGIELYVKVGEKVKEGDPLFTIYAESEARLDQAIVFARRAEPIRIEGMVLQRIGNI, via the coding sequence ATGAAGGCGAAGGTTAGGATACTGGACATGTACAGCGGGAGGTATTCGGTGTTTATCAATGAGAAAGAGGCGAAGAAAGCAAAGCTCCACCCGGATGACCTTGTTAAGCTTGAGACAGGGAAGAAGACTGTATACGGCAGCGTCACCATAAGCAACCTCGTGAAAGAAGGTGAAATCGGAATCAGCAAAGATGTACTCCAACTCCACAACTTTTCCGAGGGAGAGGTCGTTACGGTGCTACCCAGCGGGGCCCCTGAGAGCGTCCGCTATATAAAGAAGAAGATGAACGGCGAAAAGCTCAGGAAGGTCGAGATTGAGACCATAGTCAAGGACATCGTTGATAGGAAGCTGCGCGACATCGAGATAAGCTCCTTCGTCACTGCCCTTGAGATAAATGGCCTCGACATGGACGAGATAGCAGCCCTGACCATAGCCATGGCAGAGACCGGCGACATGCTCGACATAGACAGGAAGCCCATCATGGACGTCCACAGCATTGGCGGTGTCCCAGGAAACAAGACCAACATCCTAGTTGTCCCGATAGTTGCAGCGGCAGGCCTTACCATACCAAAGACATCTTCGAGGGCCATCACCAGCGCCGCAGGAACGGCCGATGTTGTCGAGGTTTTTGCAGAGGTCAGCTTCAGTCTAGACGAGATAAAGAGAATAGTCGAAAAGATAGGTGCTTGTATGGTCTGGGGTGGCGCGCTCAACCTCGCTCCAGCAGATGATATTACCATTAAAGCCGAGCGCGCGCTGAGCATCGATCCGGTCGGCCTCATGCTGGCGAGCATAATGTCAAAGAAATACGCTATGGGTAGCCAGTACGTCCTTATAGACATCCCGACCGGAAAGGGTGTCAAGGTAGAGACCGTTGACGAAGCCCGTGCACTGGCAAGAGACTTCATAGAGCTCGGAAAGAGGCTCGGCCAGTACGTTGAGGTCGCGATAACCTACGGTGGCCAGCCGATAGGCCACACCGTTGGCCCCGCCCTCGAGGCCAGAGAGGCGCTTCAAGCACTGATGAGCGGAACCGGTCCTGGAAGCCTCATAGAGAAGGCGACAGGCCTGGCTGGAATCCTCCTCGAGATGGGCGGTGTTGCTCCATCAGGAATGGGTAAGAAGATGGCGCGTGAGATACTCGAGAGCGGAAAGGCCTACCAGAAGATGCGTGAAATCATAGAGGAGCAGGGCGGAAACCCGGACATCAAGCCGGAGGAAATACCGATAGGTGACAAGACCTACACCTTTACCGCACCAACGAGCGGCTACATCACCGCAATAGACAACAAGGCGATAACCGGAATCGCAAGGGCCGCCGGAGCGCCGGAGGACAAGGGCGCCGGAATAGAGCTCTACGTCAAAGTTGGCGAGAAGGTCAAGGAAGGCGACCCACTATTCACTATATACGCCGAGAGCGAGGCTAGGCTCGACCAGGCGATAGTCTTCGCCAGAAGGGCAGAGCCGATAAGGATCGAGGGAATGGTGCTCCAGCGAATCGGCAACATCTGA
- a CDS encoding DUF2095 family protein, which produces MDEKKKKRPIDEFAWQEYDKGEFEERFPALARELEGEGVPIDAYRTDEAKAIAEEDELRDFSGYNPTVIDFLRRCETDDEALEIINWMEKRGEITHEMAKELRITLVQKGVRAFGPKKEWGWYERHGGR; this is translated from the coding sequence ATGGATGAGAAAAAGAAGAAGCGCCCTATAGATGAGTTCGCCTGGCAGGAGTACGATAAAGGAGAGTTTGAAGAACGCTTTCCAGCTTTGGCGAGGGAGCTTGAGGGGGAGGGCGTTCCGATAGACGCTTACAGAACGGATGAGGCCAAAGCCATAGCTGAGGAAGATGAGCTCAGGGACTTCTCCGGCTACAACCCAACTGTCATAGACTTCCTGAGGAGATGTGAGACAGACGACGAGGCGCTCGAAATAATCAATTGGATGGAGAAGCGCGGAGAGATAACCCACGAGATGGCTAAGGAGCTCAGGATAACCCTTGTCCAGAAGGGTGTGAGGGCATTCGGTCCGAAGAAGGAGTGGGGTTGGTACGAGCGACACGGGGGGAGGTAA
- the minD gene encoding cell division ATPase MinD: MEGRSIVFASGKGGTGKTTTVANLGVALAQFGKEVILLDADITMANLSLVLGMEDIPITLHDVLAGEADLKDAIYEGPAGVKVIPGGLSLEKIKKAKPERLRQLIREIGQMADFVLIDAPAGLEMTSVTALLIGKELIIVTNPEISAITDSLKTKLIAEKLGTLPLGAILNRVTNEKTELTQEEIEAILEVPVLAMIPEDPEVKRASAYGVPLVIKNPTSPAAIAIKQLAAKLAGIRWQAPEPESPIKRVFKALFGGKK, translated from the coding sequence TTGGAAGGCCGTTCAATTGTTTTTGCATCTGGAAAAGGTGGAACAGGTAAAACAACGACGGTTGCAAACCTGGGTGTCGCACTGGCCCAGTTTGGAAAGGAAGTTATTCTGCTGGACGCTGACATCACAATGGCCAACCTGAGCCTCGTCCTTGGCATGGAGGACATTCCAATAACACTCCACGATGTCCTCGCAGGAGAGGCAGATCTCAAGGATGCAATCTACGAGGGTCCCGCCGGCGTCAAGGTCATCCCGGGTGGTCTCAGTCTTGAGAAAATAAAAAAGGCCAAGCCTGAGAGACTCAGGCAACTAATCAGAGAAATCGGCCAGATGGCAGATTTCGTTCTCATCGATGCTCCTGCTGGTCTCGAGATGACGTCAGTTACTGCCCTTCTCATAGGTAAGGAGCTTATAATCGTTACCAACCCGGAGATTTCAGCCATTACTGACTCTCTCAAGACTAAACTCATCGCAGAGAAGCTAGGAACTCTCCCGCTCGGTGCCATCCTCAACAGAGTCACCAACGAGAAGACCGAGCTCACCCAGGAAGAAATCGAGGCCATCCTTGAGGTTCCGGTTCTGGCGATGATTCCTGAGGATCCTGAGGTCAAGCGCGCCAGTGCCTATGGTGTTCCACTCGTCATCAAGAACCCAACCAGCCCAGCTGCGATAGCCATCAAGCAGCTTGCGGCAAAGCTCGCAGGTATCAGGTGGCAGGCCCCCGAGCCCGAGAGCCCGATCAAGAGAGTGTTCAAAGCACTGTTCGGAGGGAAGAAATGA
- a CDS encoding M55 family metallopeptidase, whose protein sequence is MRAFISLDLEGLPYIVSREHLFVKGALYSEARRIATEIVKVTAEALHENGFDEIIVADSHGPMVNILPEEMPEYVELVRGFPRPLSMVAFAKDSDAALFLGYHAKAGTAYATFDHTYSGASIDRLEINGVEVSEFLLNAYLLGSWNVPVILVGGDKKLIEDDVRKFTPWVEGVVFKESPSRYSAKSPSMVKLKNELRESVSRAVDRLKNGEAKPLKTEEPVHVKVRFLRSDMADTAELLPFIKRLDGKTVEFKAKTVEEAYRVFELLTLASAGVSAIVMR, encoded by the coding sequence ATGCGTGCTTTTATTTCCCTTGACCTAGAAGGTCTGCCTTACATAGTCAGCAGGGAGCACCTTTTCGTAAAGGGGGCTCTCTACTCTGAGGCCAGGAGAATAGCAACCGAGATAGTCAAAGTAACGGCCGAAGCACTTCACGAGAACGGTTTCGACGAAATTATTGTTGCCGATAGCCACGGACCAATGGTGAACATCCTCCCGGAGGAGATGCCCGAGTACGTTGAGCTTGTCCGCGGCTTTCCGAGGCCGCTCAGCATGGTGGCCTTCGCCAAAGACAGCGACGCTGCGCTCTTCCTTGGCTATCACGCCAAGGCTGGAACGGCTTATGCAACCTTTGACCACACATACAGCGGCGCTTCAATAGACAGGCTGGAAATCAATGGCGTTGAGGTTAGCGAGTTCCTCCTGAATGCCTATCTCCTGGGAAGCTGGAATGTTCCGGTGATTCTCGTAGGTGGAGACAAAAAGCTCATAGAGGACGATGTGAGAAAGTTCACACCCTGGGTAGAGGGAGTTGTTTTCAAGGAGTCGCCCTCGCGCTACTCTGCCAAGAGTCCTAGTATGGTGAAGCTGAAGAATGAGCTCAGGGAAAGTGTTTCCAGAGCCGTTGATAGACTTAAGAACGGCGAGGCAAAGCCGCTCAAGACAGAAGAGCCGGTTCACGTTAAAGTCCGCTTCCTGAGGAGCGACATGGCAGATACCGCCGAGCTTCTTCCGTTCATCAAGAGACTGGACGGAAAGACTGTTGAGTTCAAGGCAAAGACTGTTGAAGAAGCGTACAGGGTGTTCGAGCTCCTTACCCTTGCATCCGCGGGTGTAAGCGCAATAGTCATGAGGTAA
- a CDS encoding geranylgeranylglyceryl/heptaprenylglyceryl phosphate synthase codes for MKVKIGKVEAYIHEKLEKEKLHFVLLDPDDFADKVWEAGEIARMSEETGVDAIMVGGSTGAEGEVLDNVVKAIKESSNLPVILFPGSHGGISKYADAIFFMSLLNSTNPFFITGAQALGAFQVKRYGVEPIPMAYLIIEPGETVGWIGDAKPIPRHKPKIAAAYALAGQYLGMRLVYLEAGSGAPQPVPPEMIALVKKVIDVPLIVGGGIRSEEQAKTAVKAGADIIVTGTAIEKAGSLEEAKNRLESIIRGVKG; via the coding sequence ATGAAGGTCAAAATTGGGAAGGTAGAAGCTTACATCCACGAAAAGCTCGAAAAAGAAAAGCTTCACTTCGTTCTTCTCGACCCAGACGATTTTGCGGACAAAGTATGGGAGGCTGGAGAGATAGCCCGGATGAGTGAAGAGACCGGCGTTGATGCGATAATGGTTGGTGGCTCGACCGGAGCCGAAGGAGAAGTCCTTGACAACGTCGTGAAGGCGATAAAGGAGAGTTCAAACCTTCCGGTTATACTCTTTCCGGGTTCTCATGGTGGAATAAGCAAATATGCCGATGCAATATTCTTCATGAGTCTGCTTAATTCGACCAATCCGTTCTTCATAACCGGTGCTCAGGCTTTGGGTGCGTTCCAGGTCAAGCGCTACGGGGTGGAGCCGATACCAATGGCATACCTCATAATAGAGCCCGGAGAAACCGTCGGCTGGATCGGTGATGCAAAGCCCATTCCTCGGCACAAACCAAAGATAGCAGCAGCTTATGCCCTGGCTGGCCAGTACCTCGGAATGCGCCTCGTTTACCTTGAAGCCGGAAGCGGCGCTCCGCAGCCGGTTCCTCCCGAGATGATAGCCCTCGTGAAAAAGGTAATCGATGTTCCCCTCATCGTCGGCGGCGGCATAAGGAGCGAGGAACAAGCAAAGACCGCTGTGAAAGCTGGAGCAGATATAATTGTCACGGGAACGGCAATCGAGAAGGCGGGCTCTCTGGAAGAGGCCAAAAACAGACTGGAGAGTATAATAAGAGGGGTCAAGGGGTAA